The nucleotide sequence CCCACCCGCGTCGCGCGTCGCCGAACGGCAGGTGCGACGAGAGGATGCCGCTCATGCCGTCGAGCGTCGTCGCGGCGTCCTTCATGTGGACGTGGAAGATACGGTCGGGGAAACGGTCGATGAATCGCGCGGGGTCCACGCCCTGCCAAACGAGGTGGCTCGGGTCGAAGTTGAAGCCGAAGGCGGGGTGATTCCCGACGGCCGCGAGAGCCTGCTCCGCGGTGTACAGGTCGTAGGCGATCTCGCTCGGGTGGACTTCGAGCGCGAACCGCACGCCGACCTCCTTGAAGGTGTCGAGGATCGGCCCCCACCGCCGCGCGAAATCATCGAACCCGGCATCCACGTCCTTCTGACCCGTCGGCGGGAAGAAGTAGAGTTTGTGCCAGATCGCCGAGCCGGTGAACCCATTGACAACCTTCACGCCGAGGTTCGCGGCCGCGTGTGCCGTCGCCTTCATCTCCTCCGCTGCCCGGCTCCGCACGCCCTCCGGCTCGCCGTCGCCCCAAACGTGCGGCGGGAGAATCGACTTGTGTCTCCCGTCGATCAGGTCGCAGACCGCCTGACCGACGAGGTGGTTCGAGATCGCCCAGCACTTCAGACCGTGCTTCGCGAGCAGGGCGTGCCGTCCGTCGCAATAGGCCTTGTCCCTTGCGCCGCGGACGGGGTCGAAGTGCTCGCCCCAGCAGGCAAGTTCGAGACCGTCGTACCCGAACGACGCCGCCTT is from Synechococcales cyanobacterium CNB and encodes:
- a CDS encoding sugar phosphate isomerase/epimerase, producing the protein MTRPVTLFTGQWADLGLEEMAAKAASFGYDGLELACWGEHFDPVRGARDKAYCDGRHALLAKHGLKCWAISNHLVGQAVCDLIDGRHKSILPPHVWGDGEPEGVRSRAAEEMKATAHAAANLGVKVVNGFTGSAIWHKLYFFPPTGQKDVDAGFDDFARRWGPILDTFKEVGVRFALEVHPSEIAYDLYTAEQALAAVGNHPAFGFNFDPSHLVWQGVDPARFIDRFPDRIFHVHMKDAATTLDGMSGILSSHLPFGDARRGWDFRSVGRGDVNFEEIVRALNRAGYSGPLSVEWEDSGMDREHGARESCEYVRSLDFTPSGRAFDAAFEE